In Bacteroides coprosuis DSM 18011, the following are encoded in one genomic region:
- a CDS encoding glycosyl transferase family 2 (COGs: COG1215 Glycosyltransferase probably involved in cell wall biogenesis~InterPro IPR001173~KEGG: bfr:BF1590 hypothetical protein~PFAM: Glycosyl transferase, family 2~SPTR: Putative uncharacterized protein;~IMG reference gene:2504106960~PFAM: Glycosyl transferase family 2) yields MLPNIFLSTPFIGVYIVLGLCLMIQLIYHLSLYNRIPAAQKKQKEVSQEYPPLSIILCVENQVEYLRENISSILQQDYPNFEVIVVDIASDDGTKEYLEYLEENHDNLYFSFTPESARFISRRKLAQTIGIKASKYDWLVFTEIDSKPISNQWLKKLAGHFIQGTDIVLGYSKYRTEKTWINRFTSYDSLILKLRYLGMALKNKPYMGQGRNMAYRKSVFFQEKAFSNQLNLQRGEDELFLNQNVNSTNTRVELSPESIIEMEPIKRKKDWKLQKQSHLLSVQRFKGNKQYWMGLETTTRLLLYALGLPLFIYSLITLTWQVSLLTFLCFLLRWVVQFLTINRTAKVMTEGRRFYFSLPLLDILLPLNNFLIRLKMPRKGRGDILKI; encoded by the coding sequence ATGTTGCCAAATATATTTCTCTCTACCCCATTCATAGGTGTTTATATAGTTCTCGGACTTTGTCTGATGATTCAGCTCATCTATCATTTAAGCCTATATAATCGTATTCCTGCTGCCCAGAAAAAGCAGAAAGAGGTTTCACAGGAGTATCCTCCTCTATCGATTATTCTTTGTGTAGAGAATCAGGTGGAATATTTAAGAGAAAACATCTCTAGTATTCTACAACAAGATTATCCTAATTTTGAGGTGATTGTAGTGGATATTGCCTCAGATGATGGTACAAAAGAGTATTTGGAGTACCTAGAAGAAAATCATGATAATCTCTATTTCAGTTTTACTCCAGAGAGTGCTCGGTTTATTAGCAGAAGAAAATTGGCTCAAACTATTGGTATCAAAGCGAGTAAATATGATTGGTTAGTTTTCACGGAGATTGATAGCAAACCCATATCCAACCAATGGCTAAAAAAGCTAGCTGGCCATTTTATTCAGGGAACTGATATTGTATTGGGTTATAGCAAATACCGCACAGAAAAGACATGGATCAATCGCTTTACTTCTTATGACAGCCTTATACTAAAGTTGCGCTATTTGGGTATGGCTCTCAAGAATAAACCCTATATGGGACAAGGTAGAAATATGGCTTACCGAAAATCGGTATTTTTCCAAGAGAAAGCCTTTTCAAACCAACTAAATCTTCAACGAGGTGAGGATGAATTGTTTCTCAATCAAAATGTAAATAGCACCAATACCAGAGTAGAACTCTCTCCCGAGTCTATCATCGAAATGGAACCCATCAAACGGAAGAAAGATTGGAAGCTTCAAAAGCAATCACACTTACTATCGGTACAGCGCTTTAAAGGTAACAAGCAATATTGGATGGGGCTAGAGACTACTACTCGCCTACTGTTGTATGCCCTAGGTTTGCCTCTTTTTATCTATAGCCTGATAACGCTAACTTGGCAAGTGAGCTTACTTACTTTTCTCTGTTTTCTGTTGAGATGGGTAGTACAGTTTCTGACAATTAATCGCACAGCAAAAGTGATGACAGAAGGAAGAAGATTCTACTTTTCCCTCCCTCTTTTAGATATTTTATTGCCCCTCAACAACTTCTTAATCCGACTTAAGATGCCGAGAAAAGGAAGAGGAGATATTCTGAAAATCTAA
- a CDS encoding hypothetical protein (KEGG: lsa:LSA0347 L-asparaginase~SPTR: L-asparaginase;~IMG reference gene:2504106963) produces MSYKKTDSFLRIFVITLMVLVCLPCSAKRELKLLLDIPVTSWEHKSDQKQIAACDVFSNDSNPTITVAKYISLPSFLADRVEDILIQHATQTFQNETYDADRGTPSIIPIYIIHEQYRI; encoded by the coding sequence ATGTCATACAAGAAAACAGATTCATTTTTACGCATCTTCGTTATTACGTTGATGGTATTGGTCTGTCTTCCTTGTTCGGCTAAGCGAGAGCTGAAATTGCTGTTGGATATTCCCGTAACGAGCTGGGAACACAAGTCCGACCAAAAGCAGATTGCTGCGTGTGATGTTTTTTCGAACGACTCCAATCCTACAATAACCGTGGCAAAGTATATCAGCCTACCTTCATTTTTGGCAGATCGGGTAGAAGATATATTGATACAACATGCCACTCAAACCTTCCAAAATGAAACGTATGATGCAGATCGGGGTACTCCTTCTATAATTCCCATCTATATCATTCATGAGCAATATCGGATTTAG
- a CDS encoding GCN5-related N-acetyltransferase (InterPro IPR000182~KEGG: cbi:CLJ_B1028 acetyltransferase, GNAT family~PFAM: GCN5-related N-acetyltransferase (GNAT) domain~SPTR: Acetyltransferase, GNAT family;~IMG reference gene:2504106961~PFAM: Acetyltransferase (GNAT) family) yields the protein MINTYSFNTLNKVSEQEIKDSFIDAFQDYSISFSTKKFSRMLQRKGYQPELSFGAYHNEKLVSFIPNSIDGYNGVLTAYNIGMGTRKAYQKEGLIHQTFEYALPILRKHGVKTYQLEVSQENEAALKIYQKRNFKITRNFNCYHAETDLISQITARDISLIEIPLSVFMQEIKFDTIWDFNPSWQNSLNSIMRDSDNLVCTYECKSHHRIYCLRTTIGGSHSTGYLPSV from the coding sequence ATGATCAATACCTATTCTTTTAATACTTTAAATAAAGTATCAGAACAGGAAATTAAAGACAGTTTTATTGATGCATTTCAGGATTACAGTATCTCTTTTTCTACCAAAAAGTTTAGTCGTATGCTACAAAGAAAAGGCTATCAACCAGAGCTTTCTTTTGGCGCATATCATAACGAAAAACTAGTATCTTTTATACCCAATAGCATAGATGGATATAATGGAGTACTTACAGCCTATAACATAGGTATGGGGACTAGGAAAGCCTATCAAAAGGAAGGACTAATCCATCAAACCTTTGAATATGCTCTACCTATACTTCGAAAACACGGTGTAAAAACCTACCAACTCGAAGTATCACAAGAAAATGAGGCTGCACTTAAAATCTACCAGAAAAGGAACTTTAAGATTACAAGAAACTTCAACTGTTATCACGCTGAAACCGACTTAATTTCACAAATTACGGCACGAGACATCTCTTTAATAGAGATTCCTCTTTCTGTATTTATGCAAGAAATAAAATTTGATACCATTTGGGATTTTAATCCTTCATGGCAAAATAGTCTCAACAGCATTATGAGAGACTCTGATAATTTAGTTTGTACCTATGAATGTAAATCACATCATAGGATATATTGTTTACGAACCACTATCGGGGGATCTCATTCAACTGGGTACTTACCCTCAGTTTAG
- a CDS encoding hypothetical protein (COGs: COG3247 conserved hypothetical protein~KEGG: bth:BT_1330 hypothetical protein~SPTR: Uncharacterized conserved protein;~IMG reference gene:2504106962), with protein sequence MEITFLKNLRRKAKYWWVGLLIGVLILCLGIWSLSVPVTTLFSLNILFIAGFIASGLGDIFYAFSVRKDRHDWGWILASGIISLMLGLVLVSRPLESIIVLLLYVGFWATFQSVMMISSSIMMQRFGFKGWGWILTFGIIGILFSFVLITNPAFASSFIITLFAFSLVLYGIARIFYAFKLRGIYKIIKSEKLDI encoded by the coding sequence ATGGAAATTACATTTTTAAAAAATCTGAGAAGAAAAGCAAAGTATTGGTGGGTGGGGTTACTCATCGGAGTTCTTATTCTCTGTTTAGGGATATGGAGTTTATCTGTGCCAGTTACTACTTTGTTCTCTCTTAATATCTTGTTCATTGCTGGTTTTATAGCAAGTGGATTGGGAGATATATTCTACGCTTTTTCTGTGCGTAAAGACAGGCACGACTGGGGGTGGATTTTGGCATCAGGTATTATTAGTTTGATGTTGGGGCTTGTACTGGTGTCCCGTCCTCTCGAAAGTATTATTGTACTGTTATTGTATGTGGGTTTTTGGGCCACCTTTCAATCGGTTATGATGATTAGTTCATCCATAATGATGCAACGTTTTGGCTTTAAAGGTTGGGGGTGGATCCTAACATTTGGTATAATCGGTATTCTCTTTTCGTTTGTATTGATTACCAATCCCGCATTTGCATCCAGCTTTATCATTACACTTTTTGCTTTCTCGTTGGTTTTATACGGTATTGCACGTATCTTTTATGCTTTTAAATTGAGAGGAATCTATAAAATAATTAAGAGCGAGAAGTTAGATATATAA
- a CDS encoding protein of unknown function DUF214 (COGs: COG4591 ABC-type transport system involved in lipoprotein release permease component~InterPro IPR003838~KEGG: bfs:BF1602 putative transmembrane permease~PFAM: Domain of unknown function DUF214, ABC transporter permease~SPTR: Membrane protein;~IMG reference gene:2504106959~PFAM: Predicted permease) produces MFEFQLAKRLYTSKKGVKRISKPAVFIAVLGIAIGFIVMMITIAVVIGFKGEIRNKAVGFSSDIQLSNYNTMASYESHPIAVSDSLLTALQEYPDTRWVQRYSTKVGMIKTESSFQGMILKGVAQEFETSFFTKYLVEGTLPAFNDSTSTNEVMLSKTVADLLDIHLDDRIFTYYAEDEGIKARRLKVVGIYQTNFYEYDKLYLLTDLYTVNKLNRWGVDQASGVEIAIKDYAKLEEVTEDLGDKFMGLEDAYGEPYIVNNVEQLNPQLFGWLALLDLNVWVILGLMMAISGFTIISGLLILILERTQMIGLLKGLGATNKMIRKVFIWLAIFLIGKGLFWGNIVGLSLCLIQSKFGVVPLDPAVYHVDKVPISLSLWWVVALNAATILISVLMLLGPSYLVSRINPATSMRYE; encoded by the coding sequence TTGTTTGAATTTCAATTAGCAAAACGATTATATACGAGTAAGAAAGGGGTAAAAAGGATATCTAAGCCTGCTGTGTTTATTGCTGTCTTGGGTATTGCTATTGGTTTTATTGTGATGATGATTACCATTGCCGTAGTGATTGGCTTTAAGGGCGAAATCCGAAACAAAGCAGTGGGCTTTAGTTCGGATATCCAACTATCCAATTACAATACCATGGCTTCATACGAATCGCATCCTATTGCAGTAAGTGATAGTTTGCTGACAGCTCTCCAAGAATATCCCGATACGCGCTGGGTGCAACGATACTCTACGAAGGTGGGTATGATCAAAACAGAATCTAGCTTTCAGGGGATGATTTTAAAAGGGGTAGCTCAAGAATTTGAAACTTCTTTCTTTACTAAATATCTGGTAGAAGGGACACTTCCTGCCTTTAACGATTCTACCTCTACTAATGAAGTAATGCTCTCCAAGACTGTGGCCGATCTCCTTGATATTCATCTCGATGATCGCATTTTTACCTATTATGCCGAGGATGAGGGCATCAAAGCACGTAGATTAAAGGTGGTAGGTATTTACCAAACTAATTTCTATGAGTATGATAAACTCTATCTTCTAACCGATCTCTATACCGTTAATAAATTGAACCGATGGGGGGTGGATCAGGCAAGTGGGGTAGAAATTGCGATTAAAGATTATGCCAAACTCGAAGAGGTTACTGAAGATTTAGGCGATAAGTTTATGGGCTTAGAAGATGCTTATGGCGAGCCTTACATTGTAAATAATGTAGAGCAGCTCAATCCTCAACTTTTTGGCTGGTTGGCCTTGCTCGATTTAAATGTCTGGGTAATCCTTGGGCTGATGATGGCCATCTCTGGCTTTACCATTATCTCTGGTTTGTTGATTCTTATTTTGGAACGAACTCAGATGATTGGGTTGCTCAAAGGATTGGGAGCTACCAATAAGATGATTCGAAAAGTATTTATTTGGTTGGCGATATTCCTGATTGGTAAAGGCTTATTCTGGGGGAATATTGTTGGGTTATCACTCTGCCTTATCCAGAGTAAATTTGGAGTTGTACCCTTGGATCCTGCTGTATATCATGTAGATAAAGTGCCTATTTCGCTTAGCTTATGGTGGGTAGTAGCACTCAATGCAGCCACCATCTTAATCTCTGTGTTGATGCTTCTCGGACCCTCTTATCTCGTGTCGCGCATTAATCCAGCCACGTCTATGCGTTACGAATAA